The stretch of DNA CACCTTTCCTTACTTGCCTATGAAAAACCTGGTACTGCCGGTTGCCGTCCTTTCCCTAGGACTAGCTTCATTTTCTTTCTATCAGCAACCCCCAGCTCCCGTGGCAGAAACCATTTCCAGCTCGGACCCCAACACCACCGACGAAGTACCCCAGGACCACAAACTGGTAATTTACCAGCTCATGACGCGCCTGTTTGGCAACAAAACGGCCGTGAACAAGCACTATGGTACGCTCCAGGAAAACGGAGTGGGCAAGTTCAACGATATTAATACCACCGCGCTGCAGGCTATCAAGAAGATGGGCGTGAGCCACGTGTGGTTTACCGGTGTGCTGGAGCACGCCACCATGACCAACTACACCAAGGACGGCATTACCCTCGATGATGCCGACGTGGTGAAGGGGCGGGCCGGCTCGCCCTACGCCGTGAAGGACTACTACGACGTGGACCCCGACTTGGCCGTGAACGTGAAGAACCGCATGCAGGAGTTTGAAGCCCTGGTAAAGCGGACCCACGACAACGACATGAAGGTGCTCATCGACTTCATTCCCAACCACGTAGCTCGCACCTATAAGTCGGATGCCCACCCGGCGGGCGTGGCAGACCTGGGGGAGAAGGACGACAAGACCAAGGCCTTTGCGCCCAACAACAACTTCTACTACCTGCCCGGCAAAAGCTTTGTGGTACCGGCTGGCTACAACCCGCTAGGCCCCTTAACCGGCCCGAAAGAGGACAAGAAGTTTCAGGAAGTGCCCGCCAAGGCCACTGGCAACGACGTATTTTCGGAAGCACCCAAGGTAGACGACTGGTTTGAGACCATTAAGCTCAACTACGGGGTTGATTACCAGAACGGCCGCGCCAAGCACTTCTCGCCCACCCCGGATACGTGGCTGAAAATGCGCGACATCCTCATCTTCTGGACCAGGAAGGACGTGGATGGCTTCCGTTGCGACATGGCCGAAATGGTGCCCGTGGAGTTCTGGGCCTGGGTAATTCCGGAGCTCAAGAAGATCAAGCCCGACCTGATTTTCATTGGAGAGGCCTACGACGCCAAGACGTACAAAATGTACATTGAGCAGGGTCACTTCGACTACCTCTATGACAAGGTAGGCCTCTACGATGGCCTGCGCCGCCTCATGCGCGGCGAGGGTACCACCGAGGACATTACCAAAGTATGGAGCGAGGAAAGCCGTGGCTTCGCAAGTCATATGCTGCGCTTTCTGGAAAACCACGACGAGCAGCGCATTGCCTCCAAGGACTTTGCCGGCAACCCCCGCGCCGCCATCCCGGCCATGACGGTGTCGGCTACGCTGGCTACGGGCCCCATCATGCTGTACTTCGGGCAGCACGTGGGCGAGCCGGCGCATGGTGCCGAGGGCTTCTCTAGCGAAGACGGCCGCACCACCATCTTCGACTACTGGGGCGTGCCGGAACACCAGAAATGGATGAACGGCGGCAAGTTTGATGGCGGCAAGCTCAGCGACGAGCAGAAGCAGCTCCACAGCTTCTATACCCGCCTGCTCACACTCACCAGCCAGAGCGACGCCATCCGGCGCGGTAAGTTCTACGAGCTGCAGGACGCCAACAACCTCGATCAGCAATACAACCAGCGCCAGCTCTACACCTTCGTGCGCTACACCGATAAGCAGAAACTGCTCATCGTGGCCAACTTCAGCCCCGACAAAACCTACAAGCCCACCCTGCGCATTCCGCCCAACGTGCTCCAGCTGATGGGCCTCAGTCCCACCCAGTTCTACACCTACACCGACCTTCTCAACCAGGCCCCCACCGTGCAGGCTCTCAACCTAACGCTGGCCCCACAAAGCGCCTACATCTTTGAAATCAAAGCCAAATAAGTAATGAGGTGATGGGGGTGACGTAGCGCGCAAGTGTCTCGTCCCAAACAGTGCAAACCTTAGGTGGCCTAGGCCACCTCATTACCCTCATAACTCCATTACCTTATCACCTCCTTACCTCTTCACTTCCTCACCTCTTTACCATTTCCCACCACATGGCAACCAGCGTAGCGGCCGCTCCCACCAGCACCCGCGAAAAACCTCGCCTCAGCTTCTGGCAAATCTGGAACATGAGCTTCGGCTTCTTGGGCATCCAGTTCGGCTTTGCCCTCCAGAACGCCAACGTCAGCCGCATCTTTGAAACCATGGGCGGCACCGAAATAGCCTTTTACTGGCTGGCGGCTCCGCTGACTGGCCTACTGGTGCAGCCCATCATCGGCTACATGTCGGATCGGACGTGGAGCCCGCGTTGGGGTAGGCGGCGGCCGTTTTTTCTGGTAGGTGCCGTTTTAGCCTCGTTTGCTCTGCTGGTAATGCCCAACGTCACGGCGCTCTGGATGGCCGTGGGCATGCTCTGGATAATGGACTCCAGCATCAACATCAGCATGGAGCCGTTCCGGGCGCTGGTAGGTGACTTGCTGCCCTCCTCGCAACGTACCACCGGCTTTGCGGCGCAAACCTTCTTTATCGGGGTAGGAGCCGTGGTAGCATCGTCGCTGCCCTGGATGTTTACCAACTGGTTTAACGTATCGAATACGGCACCCGCCGGGCAAATTCCCCTGTCGGTGAAGTATGCCTTTTACATTGGTGGGGTGGTGTTCTTCCTGGCAGTACTCTGGACGGTGCTCCGCACCAAGGAGTATCCGCCGGAAAACATGGAGGAATTTGAGGCTGAGAAGCGCCAGAACGCTGGCTTTTTAAATGGCGTGCGGGAATCGTTTGCGGGTATCTTTCACATGCCCAAAACCATGCGCCAGCTGGCTGTGGTGCAGTTTTTTTCTTGGCTGGCATTATTCTCCATGTGGATTTACACCACGCCCGCCGTAACCAGCCACATTTATCACACCACCGATACCACTTCCAAGCTCTACAATGAAGGGGCCGACTGGGTAGGCATTTGCTTTGCGGTGTATAATGGTATTTCGGCCATTGCCGCTCTGCTCCTACCAGTTATTGCCCGGGCTACCAGTCGCCGCATCACACACCTTCTGTGTTTGGTAGCAGGTGGCCTAGGCCTCATTTCCATCTATTTCATTCAGGACCCCACTATGCTGTTGCTCTCCATGGTGGGCGTAGGTATTGCCTGGGCTTCTATTCTGAGCGTGCCATATGCGATGCTGGCCGGAGCTCTGCCCGCCAACAAAATGGGGTATTACATGGGCGTGTTCAACTTCTTTATTGTGATTCCGCAGGTAGTAGCCGGCCTGATTCTGGGCTTCTTCACGAAGAATGTCTTCGGGGGTGAATCCGTCTATACCCTTGTTCTCGGGGGCGCCTCCATGATTCTTTCGGGCCTGCTCACGCTGCTGGTCCACGATGAGGACGACATCCGGTTGCCAGCGGCAGCAGAAACCATCCATACCAGTTCACCCGGCTACGATGCGCCGGTTGAGTCTGATCCAAGGATGTAGTATTCGTCGCTTAACCGCCTCCGAAAGCCCTTTCTACTTGTGGTGGAAAGGGCTTTTCTGCGCTAGGCCTGTCCGTATTTATACTAGGCCAGAGAAGTTAAAATCAGCATTTACCCCTTCCTACTAACTACCGCGCTGGCCGTATTCCCTAGATACTTAGTGCCGCATCTTTGCCCTCAGCTAAAGCGCGGTCTTTCAGCTAGACAGGCAGCGTATGATAGTCGTAACCGTATTCTTTGGCATATTCTTCGGGCTCTTTCTGCTGATTTTACTGTTGCTGGTGTTACCTCGCCCCGCCCTGCATGACTCGGGCGCCCGGCCCCGGGTCAGCATCCTGATAGCGGCCCGCAACGAAGAAGCCACCATTGAGCGCTGCCTGCAGGCGCTGCTGCAGCTAAACTACCCCGCTGAGAAACTGGAAATCCTCATCGGCGACGATGCCTCTACTGATAATACCATGGCCGTGGTAGAGGCATTCATTAAGAATAAGCCTCAGTTTCGACTGCTGCCCGTCCGACACCGCCTGGGTACCTCCCGCGGGAAGAGCAACGTACTGGCCCACCTCTGCCGCGCCGCCACTGCTGATTACCTGCTGTTCACCGATGCCGACATGGCTCTGGCCCCCAACTGGGTGCAAACCATGCTGGCCGCGGCCCCAGAGGGGGTAGGTATTGTTACGGGCATTACCACCGCCAGCGGGAGCCTTTTCGGCCGCCTGCAGGGGCTTGACTGGCTGTTTGGCCTGAACCTGATACGGCTGCTCACCGACCTGGGCCTGCCCATTACGGCGGTAGGTAACAACATGCTTGTGACGCGGGCAGCGTATGAGTCTATTGGCGGGTATGAGGCCTTGGCGTTTAGCATCACCGAAGACCTGCAGCTGTTTGAGCAGGTAGTAAACCAGGGGTGGGGCTTCCGCAATATTATTACCCCCGACGCCTTAGGCGTATCAGTACCGCAGCCTACGGTGCGGCACCTGCTTCACCAGCGCAAGCGCTGGATGAAAGGGGCCAGCCGGTTGCCCTGGCAACTCACGCTGCTGTTCAGCTCTTACGGCTTTTTCTACACCGTATTGGGGTGGCCGGGCTTGCTGCCTTACCCTGTTATTGCCGCGCTTTATGCGGCCAAGGTGCTCTGCCAAACGTTGTTTTTGCTCATCACGCTCCGGCAGGTGGGCCGGCGGGAGTCTTGGCAGGTACTGTTATTCTATGAAGGCTACCTGCTGGTAGTGTCGGTGGCGGCCCTCGTCTACACGGTGTGGCCCTCTTATATTCAGTGGAAGGAGCGGCGCTACCGCTGGGCAGAGGGCTAGGCCACTCTAAATGCCGGGGCTAATTATTGCCGCTTTGTAGCCACTGCTGGGCGGGCATCTCCTCAGTAAACACCCGAATGTCAGTGCCGGTATTAGCTACCGTATCAAGCTCCGCAAGACGAGGGCGGAGCACCTCGGCGTGGTAGGGCGTGGTGAGGTAAGCCAAGCGGCGCGTGGTGGTGGGCAGTGCAACCTGAAAATCAGCCCGAAACTCCTGCAGTACCCATTGTAAATCCTTTGGGTCGGCTAGCCCCCGGCTGCGCAAATCTATCAGCCAGCACCCCGCCTGCTCTTTCTGAGCAAGTTGCAGGGCCGCCTGATAGCCTGCCCGATGCTCAGCCGGTGAGGCCGGCCGGCGCCAACGCAGGAACAGCAACCGCAGGTCAGAGCGGTAGGAAAGGGCCATGTAGTCGGTTTCGGAGGGATGCATCAGGCAGAATAATGGCGGTAAAGATATAGGTTACTTTTCCCGTTGTGAGACTTGAAAAGTATTTTTGTATCATGATGTTTATGTGAACCAGGCGGCAAAAAACAAAAAGGGAGCCGCTGGTGAGCGGCTCCCTTCTCAAGAGGTTTCTGTACTGGCCTAGGCTTTGGGTTTCTGGCCCATGCTTTTCCCCCGAATGGCCCGGAACTCAGAGCCCGGCTTCCAGTTGGGGAAGGTAGTTTCATTGGCTAGTCGTTGCCCTACCCGGAACAGCAGGCGCGCATCCTGTTCCATGCCGCGCAGGTCC from Hymenobacter taeanensis encodes:
- a CDS encoding alpha-amylase family glycosyl hydrolase, translated to MKNLVLPVAVLSLGLASFSFYQQPPAPVAETISSSDPNTTDEVPQDHKLVIYQLMTRLFGNKTAVNKHYGTLQENGVGKFNDINTTALQAIKKMGVSHVWFTGVLEHATMTNYTKDGITLDDADVVKGRAGSPYAVKDYYDVDPDLAVNVKNRMQEFEALVKRTHDNDMKVLIDFIPNHVARTYKSDAHPAGVADLGEKDDKTKAFAPNNNFYYLPGKSFVVPAGYNPLGPLTGPKEDKKFQEVPAKATGNDVFSEAPKVDDWFETIKLNYGVDYQNGRAKHFSPTPDTWLKMRDILIFWTRKDVDGFRCDMAEMVPVEFWAWVIPELKKIKPDLIFIGEAYDAKTYKMYIEQGHFDYLYDKVGLYDGLRRLMRGEGTTEDITKVWSEESRGFASHMLRFLENHDEQRIASKDFAGNPRAAIPAMTVSATLATGPIMLYFGQHVGEPAHGAEGFSSEDGRTTIFDYWGVPEHQKWMNGGKFDGGKLSDEQKQLHSFYTRLLTLTSQSDAIRRGKFYELQDANNLDQQYNQRQLYTFVRYTDKQKLLIVANFSPDKTYKPTLRIPPNVLQLMGLSPTQFYTYTDLLNQAPTVQALNLTLAPQSAYIFEIKAK
- a CDS encoding MFS transporter, with amino-acid sequence MATSVAAAPTSTREKPRLSFWQIWNMSFGFLGIQFGFALQNANVSRIFETMGGTEIAFYWLAAPLTGLLVQPIIGYMSDRTWSPRWGRRRPFFLVGAVLASFALLVMPNVTALWMAVGMLWIMDSSINISMEPFRALVGDLLPSSQRTTGFAAQTFFIGVGAVVASSLPWMFTNWFNVSNTAPAGQIPLSVKYAFYIGGVVFFLAVLWTVLRTKEYPPENMEEFEAEKRQNAGFLNGVRESFAGIFHMPKTMRQLAVVQFFSWLALFSMWIYTTPAVTSHIYHTTDTTSKLYNEGADWVGICFAVYNGISAIAALLLPVIARATSRRITHLLCLVAGGLGLISIYFIQDPTMLLLSMVGVGIAWASILSVPYAMLAGALPANKMGYYMGVFNFFIVIPQVVAGLILGFFTKNVFGGESVYTLVLGGASMILSGLLTLLVHDEDDIRLPAAAETIHTSSPGYDAPVESDPRM
- a CDS encoding glycosyltransferase; this translates as MIVVTVFFGIFFGLFLLILLLLVLPRPALHDSGARPRVSILIAARNEEATIERCLQALLQLNYPAEKLEILIGDDASTDNTMAVVEAFIKNKPQFRLLPVRHRLGTSRGKSNVLAHLCRAATADYLLFTDADMALAPNWVQTMLAAAPEGVGIVTGITTASGSLFGRLQGLDWLFGLNLIRLLTDLGLPITAVGNNMLVTRAAYESIGGYEALAFSITEDLQLFEQVVNQGWGFRNIITPDALGVSVPQPTVRHLLHQRKRWMKGASRLPWQLTLLFSSYGFFYTVLGWPGLLPYPVIAALYAAKVLCQTLFLLITLRQVGRRESWQVLLFYEGYLLVVSVAALVYTVWPSYIQWKERRYRWAEG